A genomic region of Denticeps clupeoides chromosome 9, fDenClu1.1, whole genome shotgun sequence contains the following coding sequences:
- the LOC114796570 gene encoding uncharacterized protein LOC114796570 isoform X1: MSTVRTAGHAAMQSGQSEEVLQGHLYSTMQQILANQNRVQPIIGLSAMTECYCSVYPPMYVCEVCSLLLTKAEIKNHITGSQHRFCYIKSRHAYDWQADADLTLLVWPLKEVARVLESREGTGKVQVLELDEETYRNMTSDPASAVTLLQATRRQQKKVKVADAPPTSVIPDHASSEGSPGDGLLVPDRRSSSESDDTMSSSVHLPGPSAAGPDPATLSVKAELPGTFSQLEERLQEPFVKYDGPKPLIGLQAVVQCVGDVGAPPPCCYLCQSCSKRVTDDHIIDHLTSAFHQYHYIKSQHSHLLRKMKVGMNGISVALRALSVVLEREKGRGQMQVKRTSTSLLCEVLQRPFQWGKTGAAGVPDVPVRCHACLTPLPFSWSGMEALNLPAVKGEKLEAESDALTEAAVWSDGICPKLSVTLAPCAIGGHEAAAKHGPAVSEAANAGKPTPSQPMFKVTLPLREGPVLVQRAEFGRRAAKRKRRSAHRDWFSRVEVCTDTMFDGWRNTHPRPPKKKKKPKRKAPVKAGQAKTSYH, translated from the exons ATGTCGACCGTGAGGACAGCGGGACACGCAGC CATGCAGTCTGGACAGAGTGAGGAAG tTCTTCAGGGCCACCTCTACAGCACCATGCAGCAGattctggccaatcagaacagAGTACAGCCCATCATAG GGCTGAGCGCTATGACTGAATGTTACTGCAGTGTGTATCCAcccatgtatgtgtgtgaggtttgctCCCTCCTGCTGACCaaagctgaaataaaaaatcacatcaCAGGCAGCCAACACCGCTTCTGCTAcatt aagtctCGTCATGCGTATGATTGGCAGGCGGATGCTGACCTGACGTTGCTGGTGTGGCCCCTGAAGGAGGTGGCCCGGGTTCTGGAGAGCAGGGAGGGCACCGGGAAGGTCCAG GTGTTGGAGTTGGATGAAGAGACGTACAGAAATATGACATCTGATCCTGCTTcag CTGTTACTCTACTACAAGCGACTAGGAGGCAgcagaaaaaagtaaaagttgCAGATGCCCCGCCCACCAGCGTCATACCTGACCACGCCTCCTCAGAGGGTTCACCTGGTGACGGGCTCCTGGTTCCAGACAGACGTTCCAGCAGCGAATCAGATGACACCATGAGCtcctccgttcacctgcctggACCCAGTGCTGCAGGACCAG ATCCTGCTACTCTGTCTGTCAAGGCGGAGCTCCCAGGGACCTTCAGCCAATTAGAAGAGCGGTTGCAGGAACCATTTGTTAAATATGATGGACCAAAGCCTTTGATTG GTCTGCAGGCTGTGGTTCAGTGTGTGGGAGACGTCGGGGCCCCGCCCCCTTGCTGTTATCTCTGCCAATCGTGCAGTAAGAGGGTGACGGACGATCACATCATCGATCACCTGACTAGTGCATTTCACCAGTACCACTACATT AAGTCCCAGCATTCGCACCTTCTACGGAAGATGAAGGTTGGGATGAACGGTATCAGCGTCGCCCTGCGGGCGCTTTCTGTGGTTCTCGAGCGtgagaaggggcggggccaaaTGCAG GTGAAGAGGACTTCTACCTCCCTCCTCTGCGAGGTTCTACAGAGACCGTTCCAGTGGGGTAAGACTGGCGCTGCTGGGGTCCCGGACGTCCCTGTCAGGTGTCACGCCTGCTTGACCCCTCTGCCTTTCTCTTGGTCAGGAATGGAGGCGTTAAACCTCCCAGCCGTTaagggagagaagctggaggCGGAGTCAGACGCCCTGACTGAGGCTGCGGTGTGGA GTGATGGGATTTGTCCCAAACTGTCCGTCACGTTGGCCCCGTGTGCCATAGGCGGCCACGAGGCTGCCGCCAAACACGGTCCCGCGGTGTCTGAGGCGGCAAATGCAGGGAAGCCGACGCCCTCGCAGCCCATGTTTAAGGTCACGCTGCCTTTAAGGGAGGGGCCAGTTTTGGTGCAGCGGGCGGAGTTCGGGCGGAGAGCTGCCAAGCGCAAACGGCGCAGTGCCCACCGTGACTGGTTCAGTCGGGTGGAGGTGTGCACGGACACAATGTTCGACGGTTGGCGGAACACACACCCACGCCCccccaagaagaagaagaagcccaAGCGCAAGGCACCAGTGAAGGCGGGGCAGGCGAAGACCAGCTACCACTGA
- the LOC114796570 gene encoding uncharacterized protein LOC114796570 isoform X3 encodes MSTVRTAGHAAMQSGQSEEVLQGHLYSTMQQILANQNRVQPIIGLSAMTECYCSVYPPMYVCEVCSLLLTKAEIKNHITGSQHRFCYIKSRHAYDWQADADLTLLVWPLKEVARVLESREGTGKVQVLELDEETYRNMTSDPASAVTLLQATRRQQKKVKVADAPPTSVIPDHASSEGSPGDGLLVPDRRSSSESDDTMSSSVHLPGPSAAGPDPATLSVKAELPGTFSQLEERLQEPFVKYDGPKPLIGLQAVVQCVGDVGAPPPCCYLCQSCSKRVTDDHIIDHLTSAFHQYHYIKSQHSHLLRKMKVGMNGISVALRALSVVLEREKGRGQMQVKRTSTSLLCEVLQRPFQWGMEALNLPAVKGEKLEAESDALTEAAVWSDGICPKLSVTLAPCAIGGHEAAAKHGPAVSEAANAGKPTPSQPMFKVTLPLREGPVLVQRAEFGRRAAKRKRRSAHRDWFSRVEVCTDTMFDGWRNTHPRPPKKKKKPKRKAPVKAGQAKTSYH; translated from the exons ATGTCGACCGTGAGGACAGCGGGACACGCAGC CATGCAGTCTGGACAGAGTGAGGAAG tTCTTCAGGGCCACCTCTACAGCACCATGCAGCAGattctggccaatcagaacagAGTACAGCCCATCATAG GGCTGAGCGCTATGACTGAATGTTACTGCAGTGTGTATCCAcccatgtatgtgtgtgaggtttgctCCCTCCTGCTGACCaaagctgaaataaaaaatcacatcaCAGGCAGCCAACACCGCTTCTGCTAcatt aagtctCGTCATGCGTATGATTGGCAGGCGGATGCTGACCTGACGTTGCTGGTGTGGCCCCTGAAGGAGGTGGCCCGGGTTCTGGAGAGCAGGGAGGGCACCGGGAAGGTCCAG GTGTTGGAGTTGGATGAAGAGACGTACAGAAATATGACATCTGATCCTGCTTcag CTGTTACTCTACTACAAGCGACTAGGAGGCAgcagaaaaaagtaaaagttgCAGATGCCCCGCCCACCAGCGTCATACCTGACCACGCCTCCTCAGAGGGTTCACCTGGTGACGGGCTCCTGGTTCCAGACAGACGTTCCAGCAGCGAATCAGATGACACCATGAGCtcctccgttcacctgcctggACCCAGTGCTGCAGGACCAG ATCCTGCTACTCTGTCTGTCAAGGCGGAGCTCCCAGGGACCTTCAGCCAATTAGAAGAGCGGTTGCAGGAACCATTTGTTAAATATGATGGACCAAAGCCTTTGATTG GTCTGCAGGCTGTGGTTCAGTGTGTGGGAGACGTCGGGGCCCCGCCCCCTTGCTGTTATCTCTGCCAATCGTGCAGTAAGAGGGTGACGGACGATCACATCATCGATCACCTGACTAGTGCATTTCACCAGTACCACTACATT AAGTCCCAGCATTCGCACCTTCTACGGAAGATGAAGGTTGGGATGAACGGTATCAGCGTCGCCCTGCGGGCGCTTTCTGTGGTTCTCGAGCGtgagaaggggcggggccaaaTGCAG GTGAAGAGGACTTCTACCTCCCTCCTCTGCGAGGTTCTACAGAGACCGTTCCAGTGGG GAATGGAGGCGTTAAACCTCCCAGCCGTTaagggagagaagctggaggCGGAGTCAGACGCCCTGACTGAGGCTGCGGTGTGGA GTGATGGGATTTGTCCCAAACTGTCCGTCACGTTGGCCCCGTGTGCCATAGGCGGCCACGAGGCTGCCGCCAAACACGGTCCCGCGGTGTCTGAGGCGGCAAATGCAGGGAAGCCGACGCCCTCGCAGCCCATGTTTAAGGTCACGCTGCCTTTAAGGGAGGGGCCAGTTTTGGTGCAGCGGGCGGAGTTCGGGCGGAGAGCTGCCAAGCGCAAACGGCGCAGTGCCCACCGTGACTGGTTCAGTCGGGTGGAGGTGTGCACGGACACAATGTTCGACGGTTGGCGGAACACACACCCACGCCCccccaagaagaagaagaagcccaAGCGCAAGGCACCAGTGAAGGCGGGGCAGGCGAAGACCAGCTACCACTGA
- the LOC114796570 gene encoding uncharacterized protein LOC114796570 isoform X5: MSTVRTAGHAAMQSGQSEEVLQGHLYSTMQQILANQNRVQPIIGLSAMTECYCSVYPPMYVCEVCSLLLTKAEIKNHITGSQHRFCYIKSRHAYDWQADADLTLLVWPLKEVARVLESREGTGKVQVLELDEETYRNMTSDPASAVTLLQATRRQQKKVKVADAPPTSVIPDHASSEGSPGDGLLVPDRRSSSESDDTMSSSVHLPGPSAAGPDPATLSVKAELPGTFSQLEERLQEPFVKYDGPKPLIGLQAVVQCVGDVGAPPPCCYLCQSCSKRVTDDHIIDHLTSAFHQYHYIKSQHSHLLRKMKVGMNGISVALRALSVVLEREKGRGQMQVKRTSTSLLCEVLQRPFQWGDGICPKLSVTLAPCAIGGHEAAAKHGPAVSEAANAGKPTPSQPMFKVTLPLREGPVLVQRAEFGRRAAKRKRRSAHRDWFSRVEVCTDTMFDGWRNTHPRPPKKKKKPKRKAPVKAGQAKTSYH, translated from the exons ATGTCGACCGTGAGGACAGCGGGACACGCAGC CATGCAGTCTGGACAGAGTGAGGAAG tTCTTCAGGGCCACCTCTACAGCACCATGCAGCAGattctggccaatcagaacagAGTACAGCCCATCATAG GGCTGAGCGCTATGACTGAATGTTACTGCAGTGTGTATCCAcccatgtatgtgtgtgaggtttgctCCCTCCTGCTGACCaaagctgaaataaaaaatcacatcaCAGGCAGCCAACACCGCTTCTGCTAcatt aagtctCGTCATGCGTATGATTGGCAGGCGGATGCTGACCTGACGTTGCTGGTGTGGCCCCTGAAGGAGGTGGCCCGGGTTCTGGAGAGCAGGGAGGGCACCGGGAAGGTCCAG GTGTTGGAGTTGGATGAAGAGACGTACAGAAATATGACATCTGATCCTGCTTcag CTGTTACTCTACTACAAGCGACTAGGAGGCAgcagaaaaaagtaaaagttgCAGATGCCCCGCCCACCAGCGTCATACCTGACCACGCCTCCTCAGAGGGTTCACCTGGTGACGGGCTCCTGGTTCCAGACAGACGTTCCAGCAGCGAATCAGATGACACCATGAGCtcctccgttcacctgcctggACCCAGTGCTGCAGGACCAG ATCCTGCTACTCTGTCTGTCAAGGCGGAGCTCCCAGGGACCTTCAGCCAATTAGAAGAGCGGTTGCAGGAACCATTTGTTAAATATGATGGACCAAAGCCTTTGATTG GTCTGCAGGCTGTGGTTCAGTGTGTGGGAGACGTCGGGGCCCCGCCCCCTTGCTGTTATCTCTGCCAATCGTGCAGTAAGAGGGTGACGGACGATCACATCATCGATCACCTGACTAGTGCATTTCACCAGTACCACTACATT AAGTCCCAGCATTCGCACCTTCTACGGAAGATGAAGGTTGGGATGAACGGTATCAGCGTCGCCCTGCGGGCGCTTTCTGTGGTTCTCGAGCGtgagaaggggcggggccaaaTGCAG GTGAAGAGGACTTCTACCTCCCTCCTCTGCGAGGTTCTACAGAGACCGTTCCAGTGGG GTGATGGGATTTGTCCCAAACTGTCCGTCACGTTGGCCCCGTGTGCCATAGGCGGCCACGAGGCTGCCGCCAAACACGGTCCCGCGGTGTCTGAGGCGGCAAATGCAGGGAAGCCGACGCCCTCGCAGCCCATGTTTAAGGTCACGCTGCCTTTAAGGGAGGGGCCAGTTTTGGTGCAGCGGGCGGAGTTCGGGCGGAGAGCTGCCAAGCGCAAACGGCGCAGTGCCCACCGTGACTGGTTCAGTCGGGTGGAGGTGTGCACGGACACAATGTTCGACGGTTGGCGGAACACACACCCACGCCCccccaagaagaagaagaagcccaAGCGCAAGGCACCAGTGAAGGCGGGGCAGGCGAAGACCAGCTACCACTGA
- the LOC114796570 gene encoding uncharacterized protein LOC114796570 isoform X2 has translation MQSGQSEEVLQGHLYSTMQQILANQNRVQPIIGLSAMTECYCSVYPPMYVCEVCSLLLTKAEIKNHITGSQHRFCYIKSRHAYDWQADADLTLLVWPLKEVARVLESREGTGKVQVLELDEETYRNMTSDPASAVTLLQATRRQQKKVKVADAPPTSVIPDHASSEGSPGDGLLVPDRRSSSESDDTMSSSVHLPGPSAAGPDPATLSVKAELPGTFSQLEERLQEPFVKYDGPKPLIGLQAVVQCVGDVGAPPPCCYLCQSCSKRVTDDHIIDHLTSAFHQYHYIKSQHSHLLRKMKVGMNGISVALRALSVVLEREKGRGQMQVKRTSTSLLCEVLQRPFQWGKTGAAGVPDVPVRCHACLTPLPFSWSGMEALNLPAVKGEKLEAESDALTEAAVWSDGICPKLSVTLAPCAIGGHEAAAKHGPAVSEAANAGKPTPSQPMFKVTLPLREGPVLVQRAEFGRRAAKRKRRSAHRDWFSRVEVCTDTMFDGWRNTHPRPPKKKKKPKRKAPVKAGQAKTSYH, from the exons ATGCAGTCTGGACAGAGTGAGGAAG tTCTTCAGGGCCACCTCTACAGCACCATGCAGCAGattctggccaatcagaacagAGTACAGCCCATCATAG GGCTGAGCGCTATGACTGAATGTTACTGCAGTGTGTATCCAcccatgtatgtgtgtgaggtttgctCCCTCCTGCTGACCaaagctgaaataaaaaatcacatcaCAGGCAGCCAACACCGCTTCTGCTAcatt aagtctCGTCATGCGTATGATTGGCAGGCGGATGCTGACCTGACGTTGCTGGTGTGGCCCCTGAAGGAGGTGGCCCGGGTTCTGGAGAGCAGGGAGGGCACCGGGAAGGTCCAG GTGTTGGAGTTGGATGAAGAGACGTACAGAAATATGACATCTGATCCTGCTTcag CTGTTACTCTACTACAAGCGACTAGGAGGCAgcagaaaaaagtaaaagttgCAGATGCCCCGCCCACCAGCGTCATACCTGACCACGCCTCCTCAGAGGGTTCACCTGGTGACGGGCTCCTGGTTCCAGACAGACGTTCCAGCAGCGAATCAGATGACACCATGAGCtcctccgttcacctgcctggACCCAGTGCTGCAGGACCAG ATCCTGCTACTCTGTCTGTCAAGGCGGAGCTCCCAGGGACCTTCAGCCAATTAGAAGAGCGGTTGCAGGAACCATTTGTTAAATATGATGGACCAAAGCCTTTGATTG GTCTGCAGGCTGTGGTTCAGTGTGTGGGAGACGTCGGGGCCCCGCCCCCTTGCTGTTATCTCTGCCAATCGTGCAGTAAGAGGGTGACGGACGATCACATCATCGATCACCTGACTAGTGCATTTCACCAGTACCACTACATT AAGTCCCAGCATTCGCACCTTCTACGGAAGATGAAGGTTGGGATGAACGGTATCAGCGTCGCCCTGCGGGCGCTTTCTGTGGTTCTCGAGCGtgagaaggggcggggccaaaTGCAG GTGAAGAGGACTTCTACCTCCCTCCTCTGCGAGGTTCTACAGAGACCGTTCCAGTGGGGTAAGACTGGCGCTGCTGGGGTCCCGGACGTCCCTGTCAGGTGTCACGCCTGCTTGACCCCTCTGCCTTTCTCTTGGTCAGGAATGGAGGCGTTAAACCTCCCAGCCGTTaagggagagaagctggaggCGGAGTCAGACGCCCTGACTGAGGCTGCGGTGTGGA GTGATGGGATTTGTCCCAAACTGTCCGTCACGTTGGCCCCGTGTGCCATAGGCGGCCACGAGGCTGCCGCCAAACACGGTCCCGCGGTGTCTGAGGCGGCAAATGCAGGGAAGCCGACGCCCTCGCAGCCCATGTTTAAGGTCACGCTGCCTTTAAGGGAGGGGCCAGTTTTGGTGCAGCGGGCGGAGTTCGGGCGGAGAGCTGCCAAGCGCAAACGGCGCAGTGCCCACCGTGACTGGTTCAGTCGGGTGGAGGTGTGCACGGACACAATGTTCGACGGTTGGCGGAACACACACCCACGCCCccccaagaagaagaagaagcccaAGCGCAAGGCACCAGTGAAGGCGGGGCAGGCGAAGACCAGCTACCACTGA
- the LOC114796570 gene encoding uncharacterized protein LOC114796570 isoform X4 — protein MQQILANQNRVQPIIGLSAMTECYCSVYPPMYVCEVCSLLLTKAEIKNHITGSQHRFCYIKSRHAYDWQADADLTLLVWPLKEVARVLESREGTGKVQVLELDEETYRNMTSDPASAVTLLQATRRQQKKVKVADAPPTSVIPDHASSEGSPGDGLLVPDRRSSSESDDTMSSSVHLPGPSAAGPDPATLSVKAELPGTFSQLEERLQEPFVKYDGPKPLIGLQAVVQCVGDVGAPPPCCYLCQSCSKRVTDDHIIDHLTSAFHQYHYIKSQHSHLLRKMKVGMNGISVALRALSVVLEREKGRGQMQVKRTSTSLLCEVLQRPFQWGKTGAAGVPDVPVRCHACLTPLPFSWSGMEALNLPAVKGEKLEAESDALTEAAVWSDGICPKLSVTLAPCAIGGHEAAAKHGPAVSEAANAGKPTPSQPMFKVTLPLREGPVLVQRAEFGRRAAKRKRRSAHRDWFSRVEVCTDTMFDGWRNTHPRPPKKKKKPKRKAPVKAGQAKTSYH, from the exons ATGCAGCAGattctggccaatcagaacagAGTACAGCCCATCATAG GGCTGAGCGCTATGACTGAATGTTACTGCAGTGTGTATCCAcccatgtatgtgtgtgaggtttgctCCCTCCTGCTGACCaaagctgaaataaaaaatcacatcaCAGGCAGCCAACACCGCTTCTGCTAcatt aagtctCGTCATGCGTATGATTGGCAGGCGGATGCTGACCTGACGTTGCTGGTGTGGCCCCTGAAGGAGGTGGCCCGGGTTCTGGAGAGCAGGGAGGGCACCGGGAAGGTCCAG GTGTTGGAGTTGGATGAAGAGACGTACAGAAATATGACATCTGATCCTGCTTcag CTGTTACTCTACTACAAGCGACTAGGAGGCAgcagaaaaaagtaaaagttgCAGATGCCCCGCCCACCAGCGTCATACCTGACCACGCCTCCTCAGAGGGTTCACCTGGTGACGGGCTCCTGGTTCCAGACAGACGTTCCAGCAGCGAATCAGATGACACCATGAGCtcctccgttcacctgcctggACCCAGTGCTGCAGGACCAG ATCCTGCTACTCTGTCTGTCAAGGCGGAGCTCCCAGGGACCTTCAGCCAATTAGAAGAGCGGTTGCAGGAACCATTTGTTAAATATGATGGACCAAAGCCTTTGATTG GTCTGCAGGCTGTGGTTCAGTGTGTGGGAGACGTCGGGGCCCCGCCCCCTTGCTGTTATCTCTGCCAATCGTGCAGTAAGAGGGTGACGGACGATCACATCATCGATCACCTGACTAGTGCATTTCACCAGTACCACTACATT AAGTCCCAGCATTCGCACCTTCTACGGAAGATGAAGGTTGGGATGAACGGTATCAGCGTCGCCCTGCGGGCGCTTTCTGTGGTTCTCGAGCGtgagaaggggcggggccaaaTGCAG GTGAAGAGGACTTCTACCTCCCTCCTCTGCGAGGTTCTACAGAGACCGTTCCAGTGGGGTAAGACTGGCGCTGCTGGGGTCCCGGACGTCCCTGTCAGGTGTCACGCCTGCTTGACCCCTCTGCCTTTCTCTTGGTCAGGAATGGAGGCGTTAAACCTCCCAGCCGTTaagggagagaagctggaggCGGAGTCAGACGCCCTGACTGAGGCTGCGGTGTGGA GTGATGGGATTTGTCCCAAACTGTCCGTCACGTTGGCCCCGTGTGCCATAGGCGGCCACGAGGCTGCCGCCAAACACGGTCCCGCGGTGTCTGAGGCGGCAAATGCAGGGAAGCCGACGCCCTCGCAGCCCATGTTTAAGGTCACGCTGCCTTTAAGGGAGGGGCCAGTTTTGGTGCAGCGGGCGGAGTTCGGGCGGAGAGCTGCCAAGCGCAAACGGCGCAGTGCCCACCGTGACTGGTTCAGTCGGGTGGAGGTGTGCACGGACACAATGTTCGACGGTTGGCGGAACACACACCCACGCCCccccaagaagaagaagaagcccaAGCGCAAGGCACCAGTGAAGGCGGGGCAGGCGAAGACCAGCTACCACTGA
- the LOC114796571 gene encoding synaptonemal complex central element protein 1 isoform X2: MANFCLCLVAERPEPKVEQLVAELRRLQRVKRTLEEEVTTSQALGDTLRGQWEALCSEAFCLEGTLKEKEGSCGVLRFKCEELEQEAQRQRAQNQEKEELLELYRCQIEETKLRHRKARLQPGCRGKSPPLKMLLLSCSRQKS, from the exons ATGGCGAACTTCTGCCTTTGTCTCGTAGCCGAGCGGCCGGAGCCGAAAGTCGAGCAGCTGGTAGCCGAGCTGCGGAGGCTGCAGCGGG ttaagaggacgctggaggaggaggtgacgACGTCGCAGGCCCTCGGGGACACGCTGCGGGGACAGTGGGAGGCCT tGTGTTCAGAAGCCTTTTGCCTGGAAGGGACCCTTAAAGAGAAGGAAG GGTCATGTGGGGTGTTGCGCTTCAAGTGTGAGGAGCTGGAgcaggaagcgcagag GCAGCGGGCGCAGAACCAGGAGAAAGAGGAACTTCTGGAGCTCTACCGCTGCCAGATAGAGGAGACCAAGCTGAGGCACAGGAAAGcacg TCTCCAGCCAGGCTGCCGGGGGAAGTCGCCGCCGCTGAaaatgctgctgctgagctgctCAAGGCAG AAAAGCTAA
- the LOC114796571 gene encoding synaptonemal complex central element protein 1 isoform X1, translated as MANFCLCLVAERPEPKVEQLVAELRRLQRVKRTLEEEVTTSQALGDTLRGQWEALCSEAFCLEGTLKEKEGSCGVLRFKCEELEQEAQRQRAQNQEKEELLELYRCQIEETKLRHRKARVKFGKELQQLMEQHKNLYSAFSPARLPGEVAAAENAAAELLKAEKLKMSQLARLQEDLAETRGGPARVDTGASSEAV; from the exons ATGGCGAACTTCTGCCTTTGTCTCGTAGCCGAGCGGCCGGAGCCGAAAGTCGAGCAGCTGGTAGCCGAGCTGCGGAGGCTGCAGCGGG ttaagaggacgctggaggaggaggtgacgACGTCGCAGGCCCTCGGGGACACGCTGCGGGGACAGTGGGAGGCCT tGTGTTCAGAAGCCTTTTGCCTGGAAGGGACCCTTAAAGAGAAGGAAG GGTCATGTGGGGTGTTGCGCTTCAAGTGTGAGGAGCTGGAgcaggaagcgcagag GCAGCGGGCGCAGAACCAGGAGAAAGAGGAACTTCTGGAGCTCTACCGCTGCCAGATAGAGGAGACCAAGCTGAGGCACAGGAAAGcacg GGTGAAGTTCGGGaaggagctgcagcagctgatgGAGCAGCACAAAAACCTCTACTCGgccttt TCTCCAGCCAGGCTGCCGGGGGAAGTCGCCGCCGCTGAaaatgctgctgctgagctgctCAAGGCAG AAAAGCTAAAGATGTCCCAACTCGCTCGGCTTCAAGAGGACCTGGCTGAAACCCGAGGCGGACCTGCTCGAGTGGACACGGGCGCATCATCTGAGGCAGTGTAG